A region of Maribacter algicola DNA encodes the following proteins:
- a CDS encoding TldD/PmbA family protein: MAIYTEEEARQIMEKALSFSTADTCEINLSGEESGNIRYARNTVSTAGHRSNQSLVVQSSFGKKSGTATIDEFDDASLEKVVKRAEELAKLSPENPEFMEPLEQQTYDKAINFVEATANITPEYRASVANDSIEPAAAKDVTAAGFLDDSYGFNAMLNSKGLFAYNKSSNVDFTVTMRTNDGTGSGWVSRDYNDIGKFDASEASKVAIDKAVMSREAKAIEPGKYTVILEPAAAEDLISNMARSLNARTADEGRSFMSKEGGGTKLGDKIVDERVSLWSDPLHPEVPTSTWSEDGQALRKTVWIENGVVKNLAYDRFWAKEQGVEPVPFPNNIIMGGGDASLEDLIKSTKKGILVTRLWYIRTVDPQTLLYTGLTRDGTFYIENGQIKYPVKNFRFNESPIIMLNNLETLGEQVRINGNLIPYMKIRDFTFTSLSDAV; encoded by the coding sequence ATGGCAATATATACAGAAGAAGAGGCTAGACAAATAATGGAAAAAGCGTTGAGCTTTTCCACGGCCGATACATGTGAAATAAATTTAAGTGGAGAGGAGAGCGGAAATATTCGCTACGCCAGGAATACGGTTTCCACCGCAGGTCATAGATCCAATCAATCATTGGTGGTACAATCCAGTTTTGGTAAGAAATCTGGAACGGCGACCATCGATGAGTTTGATGATGCCTCCTTGGAAAAGGTGGTGAAAAGAGCTGAGGAATTGGCAAAACTTTCCCCGGAGAATCCTGAGTTTATGGAGCCCTTGGAGCAACAAACGTACGACAAGGCCATAAATTTTGTGGAAGCAACGGCAAACATCACCCCAGAATACAGGGCATCAGTAGCAAATGACAGTATTGAACCCGCCGCAGCAAAGGATGTTACCGCTGCTGGATTTTTGGACGATTCCTATGGTTTTAACGCCATGTTGAATTCCAAGGGGCTTTTTGCCTACAACAAATCGTCCAATGTAGATTTTACGGTCACCATGCGTACCAATGACGGAACAGGCTCCGGTTGGGTATCCAGGGATTACAACGATATTGGTAAGTTCGATGCGTCCGAAGCATCCAAGGTAGCTATCGACAAGGCGGTCATGTCCAGGGAAGCAAAGGCCATAGAACCTGGAAAGTACACGGTTATCTTGGAACCTGCCGCGGCAGAGGACCTTATCAGTAATATGGCCCGATCCCTAAATGCCCGTACAGCGGATGAAGGCCGAAGTTTCATGTCCAAGGAAGGTGGTGGGACCAAATTGGGCGATAAAATCGTGGACGAAAGAGTAAGTCTTTGGTCCGATCCGTTGCACCCTGAAGTTCCTACAAGTACTTGGAGCGAGGATGGCCAGGCGTTGAGAAAAACAGTATGGATTGAAAACGGTGTGGTCAAAAATTTGGCCTATGATCGTTTTTGGGCCAAGGAACAGGGTGTGGAACCAGTACCGTTTCCCAATAACATTATTATGGGCGGGGGCGATGCTTCCTTGGAGGATTTGATCAAAAGTACCAAGAAAGGCATTTTGGTTACCCGTTTGTGGTATATCCGTACCGTAGACCCCCAAACTTTATTGTATACCGGACTTACAAGGGATGGAACGTTCTATATTGAAAACGGTCAAATAAAGTATCCGGTGAAGAACTTTCGCTTTAATGAAAGCCCGATCATTATGTTGAATAATTTGGAAACCTTGGGAGAGCAGGTCCGTATCAATGGTAATTTGATTCCCTACATGAAAATCAGGGACTTTACCTTTACGAGCTTGTCAGATGCCGTATAA